The following are encoded together in the Cyanobacterium aponinum PCC 10605 genome:
- the hemW gene encoding radical SAM family heme chaperone HemW, protein MSINSAYLHIPFCRRRCFYCDFPITVLGDNGGNTYSNWQKEYVDFICQEIIVTSKCSNRPLDTVFFGGGTPSLLALEGLETILNTLNNCFGINQKAEISLEIDPATFNLEKLKSYKKLGINRISLGIQAFQDNLLEFSGRTHRVKDIYEGVEWINVADFENWSLDLISGLPYQTLNDWLDSLEKAIALSPKHISCYDLVLEPTTVFGKKYQEGDNPLPMDEITAQMYRLASEKLGLHFYEHYEISNYAQKGYECRHNQVYWLNQSYYGFGMGAASYVNNIRFTRPRTRQEYFKWVEQLKANQGKIEAIVTSKNEQILETLMLGLRLKKGVNLSELKSQFGEYIETKIIDCLKNHIETNLVIFDPHTLQLRLSDPDGFLYSNQVLTALFREFDDEG, encoded by the coding sequence ATGAGCATAAATTCTGCTTATTTACATATTCCATTTTGTCGAAGAAGATGCTTTTATTGTGATTTTCCCATTACTGTTTTAGGGGATAATGGTGGAAATACTTACTCTAATTGGCAAAAAGAATATGTTGATTTTATTTGTCAAGAAATTATTGTTACTTCAAAATGTAGTAATCGGCCTTTAGATACAGTTTTTTTTGGAGGGGGGACTCCTTCTTTATTAGCATTAGAAGGCTTAGAAACTATTTTAAACACTTTAAATAACTGTTTTGGAATCAATCAAAAAGCAGAAATTTCTTTAGAAATTGACCCAGCAACTTTTAACTTAGAGAAACTAAAAAGTTATAAAAAATTAGGAATCAATCGCATTAGTTTGGGAATTCAAGCATTTCAGGATAATTTATTAGAGTTTTCTGGTAGAACTCATCGAGTTAAAGATATATATGAGGGGGTAGAATGGATTAATGTCGCTGATTTTGAGAATTGGAGTTTAGATTTAATCTCTGGTTTACCCTATCAAACTTTAAATGATTGGCTCGATTCCCTTGAAAAAGCGATCGCACTTTCGCCAAAACATATTTCCTGTTATGATTTAGTATTAGAACCAACAACCGTATTCGGAAAGAAATATCAAGAGGGAGATAACCCTTTACCAATGGATGAGATAACAGCACAAATGTATCGCCTCGCTTCAGAAAAATTGGGATTACATTTCTATGAACATTATGAAATTTCCAACTATGCTCAAAAGGGTTATGAATGCCGTCATAATCAAGTTTATTGGTTAAATCAATCCTATTATGGCTTTGGTATGGGGGCGGCTAGTTATGTTAATAATATTCGTTTTACTCGTCCTCGCACCCGTCAGGAATATTTTAAATGGGTAGAGCAATTAAAAGCAAATCAAGGAAAAATAGAAGCTATAGTTACTTCTAAAAATGAACAAATACTAGAAACTTTAATGTTAGGTTTAAGATTAAAAAAAGGCGTTAATTTATCTGAGTTAAAAAGTCAATTTGGGGAATATATAGAAACAAAAATTATTGATTGTTTAAAGAATCACATTGAAACAAATTTAGTTATTTTTGACCCTCACACCCTACAATTAAGGTTGAGTGATCCTGATGGTTTTTTATATTCAAATCAAGTATTAACTGCTTTGTTTAGAGAATTTGATGATGAGGGATAA
- a CDS encoding NADPH-dependent FMN reductase has product MKISIIVASNNKNLELAHQLNKIAIEMGQQTQIIDLIEEDLPLYTPKIQAQSGIPDKVQSLSQTLINTEGMIFVAPEYNGGIPPILTNAIAWLSVSGDDWRRCFNSKPAMIATHSGGGGQYVLLAMRSQLSYIGMNVVGRQIITNYQKSLNLDSAREVISQLVAMKIS; this is encoded by the coding sequence ATGAAAATATCAATTATTGTTGCTAGTAATAATAAAAATTTAGAGTTAGCCCATCAACTCAATAAAATTGCCATAGAAATGGGTCAACAAACTCAAATTATTGATTTAATTGAAGAAGATTTACCTTTATACACTCCTAAAATTCAGGCTCAATCGGGTATTCCTGATAAAGTACAATCACTATCTCAAACTCTTATTAATACTGAGGGAATGATTTTTGTCGCCCCTGAATATAATGGTGGTATCCCTCCAATTCTCACAAATGCGATCGCATGGTTGAGTGTTAGTGGTGATGATTGGCGTAGATGTTTTAACAGTAAACCTGCCATGATTGCTACCCATAGCGGTGGTGGTGGCCAGTATGTATTATTGGCGATGCGATCGCAACTTTCCTATATTGGGATGAATGTAGTGGGAAGACAAATTATTACTAACTATCAAAAGTCTTTGAATTTAGATTCTGCCCGAGAGGTTATTTCTCAGTTAGTTGCCATGAAAATAAGTTAA
- the nuoH gene encoding NADH-quinone oxidoreductase subunit NuoH, with the protein MSAGIDLQGSFITSLTDLGLPPELAKTLWIPLPLGLMIIGATVGVLVSVWLERKISAAAQQRIGPEYAGPLGVLQPVADGIKLVFKEDIIPSKADGLLFTLGPAIVVIPVFLSYLIVPFGQNLVITDLNMGIFIWISLSSIAPIGLLMSGYASNNKYSLLGGLRAAAQSISYEIPLALAVLAIAMMSNSLSTIDIVEQQSGYGILGWNIWRQPVGFLIFWIAALAECERLPFDLPEAEEELVAGYQTEYAGMKFGLFYVGSYVNLVLSALVFAVLYLGGWEFPIPLNNLASWLGVSENTPWLQVITASLGITMMVLKAYFLVFIAILLRWTVPRVRIDQLLDLGWKFLLPVALVNLLLTAALKLAFPVAFGG; encoded by the coding sequence ATGAGTGCAGGAATTGATTTACAAGGAAGTTTTATTACTTCTCTGACGGATTTGGGATTACCCCCAGAATTAGCAAAAACGCTATGGATTCCTTTACCTTTGGGTTTAATGATTATTGGTGCAACGGTGGGGGTATTAGTTAGTGTATGGTTGGAAAGAAAAATCTCTGCGGCTGCCCAACAAAGAATTGGTCCTGAATATGCAGGTCCTTTAGGGGTGTTGCAACCTGTGGCTGACGGGATTAAATTAGTATTTAAAGAAGATATTATCCCTTCTAAGGCCGATGGCTTACTCTTTACTCTTGGCCCCGCTATCGTTGTTATACCCGTCTTTTTATCCTATTTAATCGTACCCTTTGGACAAAATTTAGTTATCACTGATCTTAATATGGGTATTTTTATTTGGATTTCTTTATCTAGTATTGCCCCTATTGGTTTACTGATGTCGGGTTATGCTTCCAATAATAAATACTCTTTACTTGGTGGTTTAAGGGCGGCGGCTCAATCTATTAGTTATGAAATACCTCTTGCTTTAGCTGTACTTGCGATCGCAATGATGTCTAATAGTCTAAGTACTATTGATATTGTGGAACAACAATCAGGCTATGGTATTTTGGGTTGGAATATTTGGCGCCAACCTGTGGGTTTTTTAATTTTTTGGATCGCTGCTTTAGCTGAATGTGAGCGTTTACCTTTCGATTTACCTGAAGCTGAGGAAGAGTTAGTGGCAGGTTATCAAACGGAATATGCAGGGATGAAATTTGGTTTATTCTATGTTGGTTCTTATGTCAACTTAGTTTTATCTGCTCTTGTATTTGCTGTTTTATACCTCGGCGGTTGGGAATTTCCCATTCCTCTCAACAATCTGGCTAGTTGGTTAGGTGTGAGTGAAAATACTCCTTGGTTACAGGTAATTACTGCTTCTTTAGGTATCACCATGATGGTGTTAAAGGCTTATTTCCTCGTGTTCATCGCTATTTTACTACGTTGGACTGTACCTAGGGTAAGAATTGACCAGTTACTAGATTTAGGTTGGAAATTTTTGCTTCCTGTTGCTTTAGTTAATCTCTTGTTGACTGCGGCTTTAAAGTTAGCTTTTCCCGTTGCTTTCGGTGGATAA
- a CDS encoding DUF502 domain-containing protein, whose protein sequence is MLQRIKQDLKNDLIAGLLVVIPLATTIWLSYVIANWAIKFLTQIPKQINPFDGLHPILTNFLNFFVGLTVPFALILLIGLMARNIVGQWLLDVGERILQAIPLAGSIYKTLKQILETLFQDSQTKFRRVVMVEYPRKGVWSVGFVTGKVSGMIQEHFDKNMLSVFIPTTPNPTSGWYAVIPEEEVINLSISIEDAFKVLISGGIVSPNTNGTTSSNNSSKSLPLKDVTIT, encoded by the coding sequence GTGTTACAACGCATAAAGCAAGATTTAAAAAATGACCTGATTGCTGGATTATTAGTCGTTATACCCCTAGCGACAACTATTTGGTTGAGCTATGTCATAGCTAATTGGGCGATAAAATTTTTAACTCAAATACCAAAACAAATTAATCCTTTTGACGGTTTGCACCCTATCTTAACCAATTTTCTCAATTTTTTCGTAGGCCTAACAGTACCTTTTGCACTGATTTTATTGATCGGCTTAATGGCAAGAAATATTGTTGGACAGTGGTTGCTGGATGTGGGCGAAAGAATATTACAAGCGATTCCCCTTGCGGGTTCAATTTACAAAACTCTCAAACAAATATTAGAAACACTTTTTCAAGATTCACAAACAAAATTCCGACGGGTGGTAATGGTAGAATATCCCCGCAAAGGAGTTTGGAGTGTCGGCTTTGTCACGGGTAAAGTAAGTGGCATGATACAAGAACATTTTGACAAAAATATGTTAAGCGTTTTTATTCCCACCACCCCTAATCCTACTTCTGGATGGTACGCAGTGATACCAGAAGAAGAAGTCATTAACCTTTCTATATCCATTGAAGACGCTTTTAAAGTTTTAATTTCGGGGGGAATTGTTAGCCCCAATACTAATGGCACAACTTCAAGTAATAATTCTAGTAAATCTTTGCCTTTGAAAGATGTGACTATTACTTGA
- a CDS encoding NAD(+) kinase, which produces MRLKQVIIAYKAEDKESKKWAERCAKELEARQCKVLLGPSGVKDNPYPVFLASTGQKIDLGIILGGDGTVLAAARHLSPESIPLLAVNVGGHLGFLTEPFELFKDTEKLWHRLENDLYAVERRMMLEAQVWEREKDNCEPVSDRFFCLNEMCVKPACLDRMPTSLLEMEVDGEVVDQYHGDGLIVSTPTGSTCYTASANGPIMHPGMSAIAVTPICPLSLSSRSLILPPRSVVSIWSLGDYELNNKLWTDGALATTMWPGQWVNVKMADCNAQFIILRDSHSFYKTLRDKLQWAGARIYYQNNHRN; this is translated from the coding sequence GTGCGTCTCAAACAAGTGATTATTGCCTATAAGGCAGAGGATAAAGAAAGTAAAAAGTGGGCTGAAAGGTGTGCTAAAGAATTAGAAGCTCGTCAATGTAAGGTGTTGTTAGGACCTAGTGGAGTTAAAGATAATCCCTATCCCGTGTTTTTAGCTTCAACAGGACAAAAAATAGATTTAGGTATAATTTTGGGGGGAGACGGTACGGTTTTGGCGGCGGCGCGTCATTTATCTCCTGAGAGTATCCCTTTATTAGCGGTGAATGTAGGGGGACATTTGGGGTTTTTGACTGAGCCTTTTGAGTTGTTTAAAGATACCGAAAAACTTTGGCATCGTTTGGAGAATGATTTATATGCGGTAGAAAGAAGAATGATGCTCGAAGCTCAGGTTTGGGAAAGAGAGAAGGATAATTGTGAGCCTGTGAGCGATCGCTTTTTTTGTTTAAATGAAATGTGTGTGAAACCTGCTTGTTTGGATAGAATGCCAACTTCTTTGTTGGAAATGGAGGTGGATGGAGAAGTAGTAGATCAGTATCATGGTGATGGGTTGATCGTTTCTACTCCTACTGGTTCAACCTGTTATACTGCTTCCGCTAATGGCCCGATTATGCACCCGGGCATGAGTGCGATCGCAGTTACGCCTATTTGTCCTTTAAGTCTATCTAGTCGCTCTTTGATATTACCTCCGAGGTCTGTAGTTAGTATTTGGAGTTTGGGAGACTACGAGTTAAATAATAAATTATGGACTGATGGCGCATTGGCAACTACGATGTGGCCTGGGCAGTGGGTAAATGTCAAGATGGCTGACTGTAATGCTCAATTTATTATCCTCAGAGATTCTCATTCTTTTTATAAAACCCTTAGAGATAAACTACAATGGGCAGGGGCGAGAATTTACTATCAAAATAATCATCGTAATTAA
- the sbcD gene encoding exonuclease subunit SbcD: MKILHLSDIHLGSSFSHGKINPETGLNTRLEDFTRSLSACIDDAIASEVDLVLFGGDAFPDSTPAPYIQAAFANQFRRLVDKNIPTVLLIGNHDQHSQGMGGASLSIYDRLGVPNFIVGEKLKTHTINTKSGDIQVITLPWLTPNVLFTSLETEGESMDKIYGLLIQKIELILEAEVRKLNPNIPTILLGHLMAERATLGAERYLAVGKGFQVPLSLLIRPEFDYVALGHVHKHQNLNPKNNPPVVYPGSIERVDFSEEKEEKGYVLIDIIEKEVNWQFCPLPTRPFVTIEVDVTASDNPLQTIINAIAHKSKKIESAVVRLIYRLRSEQIELINIKEIHQALSMAHTYTIKAESVSELARARLPELGIGRSLDPLEALSTYLNNREDLRDLVPEMLEAANQLLNNVTMEV, translated from the coding sequence ATGAAAATTTTACACTTAAGCGATATTCATTTAGGAAGTAGTTTTAGTCATGGTAAGATTAACCCTGAAACTGGTTTAAATACTAGATTAGAAGATTTTACCCGCAGTTTAAGTGCTTGTATTGATGATGCGATCGCATCTGAAGTAGATTTAGTTTTATTTGGTGGCGATGCTTTTCCTGATAGTACTCCAGCACCATATATACAGGCGGCTTTTGCCAATCAATTTCGTCGTTTAGTAGATAAGAATATACCCACGGTGTTATTAATTGGTAATCATGACCAACATTCTCAGGGTATGGGTGGGGCAAGTTTATCAATTTATGATCGCTTGGGCGTACCGAATTTCATTGTGGGAGAAAAATTAAAAACTCATACCATTAACACCAAATCGGGGGATATACAAGTAATTACCTTACCCTGGTTAACTCCTAATGTTTTATTTACCAGTCTTGAAACAGAGGGAGAATCTATGGATAAAATTTATGGTCTTTTAATCCAAAAAATAGAACTCATTTTGGAAGCAGAAGTCAGAAAATTAAACCCGAATATCCCCACCATACTATTAGGGCATTTAATGGCAGAAAGAGCCACCCTAGGGGCAGAAAGATATTTAGCGGTAGGAAAAGGTTTTCAAGTTCCTCTCTCCCTATTAATTCGACCTGAATTTGATTATGTTGCATTGGGTCATGTCCATAAACATCAAAATCTGAATCCTAAAAACAATCCCCCTGTCGTGTATCCCGGAAGTATTGAGAGGGTTGATTTTTCAGAGGAGAAAGAAGAAAAAGGTTATGTCTTGATTGACATTATCGAGAAAGAAGTTAACTGGCAATTTTGTCCTTTGCCAACCCGACCTTTTGTTACTATTGAGGTGGATGTTACCGCCAGTGATAATCCCCTTCAAACTATCATAAATGCCATCGCACATAAATCTAAAAAAATCGAATCCGCAGTGGTAAGACTAATTTACCGTTTACGCTCAGAACAAATAGAATTAATTAACATCAAAGAAATTCACCAAGCCCTATCAATGGCTCATACTTACACCATCAAAGCCGAATCGGTGAGTGAATTAGCCAGAGCCAGATTACCAGAACTAGGCATTGGTAGAAGTTTAGACCCCCTCGAAGCCCTTTCAACTTATCTTAATAATCGAGAAGATTTGCGCGATTTAGTCCCAGAAATGTTAGAAGCCGCCAACCAATTACTCAATAATGTCACGATGGAAGTTTAA
- a CDS encoding ABC transporter ATP-binding protein encodes MLEINQLTKFYESKKVLDSLNLNINKGEICGLLGANGAGKTTTINIICGLLNYEQGSIFINGQKLSKKSKYYLGVSPQENLLYSHLTCVENLAFFGKLYGLKGTKLKSSIYECLKAVNLLDKKDDTVSALSGGMQRKLNIAIALVHHPLLLILDEPTTGLDIEARYDIWQLILRLKQEGMTILLTTHLLDEAEKLCDRLCIIKQGKIVKEGSLNDLKNILPAKELIFIKCEQEEKLIEIAKKQGFNYRYYQGEIAILSEEILELSTIIDIFSEIYLTSVTKVNINLQHIYLEIINN; translated from the coding sequence ATGCTAGAAATAAACCAATTAACCAAATTCTATGAAAGCAAGAAAGTTTTAGACAGTCTTAATCTTAATATTAACAAAGGAGAAATTTGTGGATTATTAGGGGCAAATGGTGCAGGAAAAACAACAACTATTAATATAATTTGTGGTCTTTTAAACTATGAGCAAGGAAGTATATTTATTAACGGACAAAAACTTTCTAAAAAGAGTAAATATTATTTGGGGGTTTCTCCCCAAGAGAATTTGCTTTATTCTCATCTTACTTGTGTAGAAAATTTAGCTTTTTTTGGTAAACTTTATGGATTAAAAGGTACTAAATTAAAATCTTCTATATATGAATGTCTAAAAGCTGTTAATCTCCTTGATAAAAAAGATGATACTGTTTCCGCTTTGAGTGGGGGAATGCAAAGAAAATTAAATATTGCGATCGCATTAGTTCACCATCCTCTATTATTAATTTTAGATGAACCAACTACAGGATTAGACATTGAGGCACGTTATGATATTTGGCAATTAATTCTTCGTTTAAAACAAGAAGGCATGACTATTTTATTAACGACTCATTTATTAGATGAAGCTGAAAAATTGTGTGATCGCCTCTGCATTATCAAACAAGGAAAAATTGTTAAGGAAGGAAGTTTAAATGATTTAAAAAATATTTTACCTGCAAAAGAGCTTATTTTTATCAAATGTGAGCAGGAAGAAAAATTAATTGAAATAGCAAAAAAACAAGGTTTTAATTATCGTTATTATCAAGGCGAAATTGCTATTTTAAGTGAAGAAATACTAGAATTGTCAACAATCATTGACATATTTTCAGAAATTTATTTAACTTCAGTAACAAAAGTCAATATCAACTTACAACATATTTATTTAGAGATAATAAATAATTGA
- a CDS encoding gamma-glutamyl-phosphate reductase, translated as MNDSELQPIDIVTQQAHQAFIEMGSIKGVERSKAVKQMAIKLKECLDDILQANTLDLEISKEMAVPELISDWLKLTPQRLESAIEILETLAELPDPFQKVINSPYQVTYCQNYSQLMPLGVIALIYEALPELAIITAGLAIKTGNSLILRGSSEASNTNSIIAQALQIALEDVDFPSFCLQFLPSEQGFKIEDLVTQDQYINLIIPYGRPSLIQEVTQFATAPVLKSAMGNCYLYWSLCNDLELVKHIITDSYNTIPDPVNAIEKVLINCQQKSNSITRLFNHLQEQKFTLLGDEILVNEYPEHLQLISTPMWGKPFLNHTIAFRVVDDLSSAIAWINNYSSGHANCLITDSYQEGRIFAMETDSALVYVNSSPRFYRYLPGSNSVFLGISNQKGNRRGLISLETFTTVKQIVVGSGEV; from the coding sequence ATGAATGATTCTGAATTGCAACCGATTGATATTGTTACCCAACAGGCACACCAAGCATTTATTGAAATGGGCAGTATCAAAGGCGTTGAACGTTCTAAGGCTGTTAAGCAAATGGCAATAAAACTCAAAGAGTGCCTTGATGATATTTTACAGGCTAACACCCTTGACTTAGAAATTAGCAAGGAGATGGCTGTACCTGAATTAATCTCTGATTGGTTAAAGTTGACTCCCCAAAGATTAGAAAGTGCGATCGAAATACTTGAAACTTTAGCCGAGTTACCAGACCCTTTTCAGAAAGTTATTAATTCTCCTTATCAAGTCACATATTGTCAAAATTATTCTCAATTAATGCCTTTAGGGGTTATCGCTTTGATTTATGAGGCTTTACCTGAACTGGCGATTATTACGGCTGGTTTAGCTATTAAAACGGGTAATTCCCTTATTTTGCGAGGCAGTAGCGAAGCGAGTAACACTAATTCTATTATTGCTCAGGCTTTACAAATTGCTTTAGAAGACGTTGATTTTCCGTCATTTTGTTTACAGTTTTTACCTTCTGAACAGGGCTTTAAAATTGAAGATTTAGTAACTCAGGATCAATATATAAACCTCATCATACCCTATGGGCGACCGAGTTTAATTCAAGAAGTGACTCAATTTGCCACTGCCCCCGTTTTGAAATCTGCTATGGGCAATTGTTATTTATATTGGTCTTTATGTAACGATTTAGAGTTAGTTAAACATATTATTACTGATAGTTATAATACTATTCCTGATCCAGTAAATGCGATCGAAAAAGTATTAATTAATTGTCAACAAAAATCCAATTCTATCACCCGTCTATTTAACCATTTACAAGAGCAGAAATTTACCCTTTTAGGTGACGAAATATTAGTTAATGAATATCCAGAACATTTACAGTTAATCTCAACTCCAATGTGGGGTAAACCTTTCTTAAACCATACAATTGCTTTTCGTGTAGTTGATGACTTATCTTCTGCTATTGCTTGGATAAATAATTATAGTAGTGGTCATGCGAATTGTTTGATAACAGACTCTTACCAAGAGGGAAGAATTTTTGCGATGGAAACAGATTCGGCTTTAGTATATGTTAATTCTTCCCCTCGTTTTTATCGTTATTTGCCCGGCAGTAATTCTGTATTTTTAGGCATTTCTAATCAAAAAGGAAACCGCCGAGGCTTAATCAGTTTGGAAACCTTCACCACAGTTAAACAAATTGTTGTTGGTAGTGGTGAGGTTTAA
- the gnd gene encoding decarboxylating NADP(+)-dependent phosphogluconate dehydrogenase, with amino-acid sequence MTKRTFGVIGLAVMGENLALNVESRGFPIAVYNRTASKTEEFMATKAQGKDIKPAYSLEEFVQTLERPRKILVMVKAGAPVDAVIQQLKPLLEEGDMIIDGGNSLYEDTERRTNELEPTGLGFMGMGVSGGEEGALHGPSLMPGGTASAYQELEPILTKIAAQVDDGPCVTYIGPRGAGHYVKMVHNGIEYGDMQLIAEAYDLLKKGLNLSNEQLHEVFADWNQTDELNSFLIEITADIFRKKDDQTDGHLIDYILDSAGQKGTGRWTVVSSLELGVPIPTIYAAVNARVISGYKDERISASKELTGITGKFDGDVNEYINKIRDALYCSKMCSYAQGMALIAKASAEYDYNINLPEVARIWKGGCIIKAGFLGKINKAFSDNPSLPNLLLAPEFKQSILDRQQAWRDVLILANSLGIPIPAFSASLDYFDSYRSDRLPQNLTQAQRDYFGAHTYERTDKPRGEFFHTEWMQG; translated from the coding sequence ATGACCAAAAGAACATTTGGAGTAATCGGATTAGCGGTAATGGGAGAAAACTTAGCCCTTAACGTTGAAAGCAGAGGATTTCCCATTGCGGTATATAATCGCACCGCCTCAAAAACAGAAGAATTTATGGCGACAAAAGCACAAGGCAAAGACATCAAACCTGCCTACTCTTTAGAAGAATTTGTACAAACTTTAGAACGTCCTCGTAAAATTTTGGTAATGGTAAAAGCGGGTGCGCCTGTAGATGCAGTTATTCAACAACTTAAACCCCTTCTTGAAGAAGGAGATATGATTATTGATGGAGGAAATTCCCTCTATGAAGACACAGAAAGACGTACAAATGAATTAGAACCCACAGGCTTAGGTTTTATGGGTATGGGTGTGAGTGGTGGTGAGGAGGGGGCTTTACATGGCCCTTCTTTAATGCCCGGCGGTACAGCTTCAGCTTATCAAGAATTAGAGCCGATTTTAACCAAAATTGCCGCCCAAGTGGATGATGGACCTTGTGTGACTTATATTGGCCCCCGTGGTGCAGGGCATTATGTGAAAATGGTTCACAACGGTATCGAATATGGCGATATGCAGTTGATTGCAGAGGCTTATGATTTGCTTAAAAAAGGTCTTAATTTAAGTAATGAGCAGTTACACGAAGTTTTTGCGGACTGGAATCAAACTGATGAGCTAAATTCCTTTTTAATTGAAATTACTGCTGATATTTTTCGCAAAAAAGATGATCAAACCGATGGTCATTTAATTGATTATATCCTTGATTCAGCAGGGCAGAAAGGTACTGGACGTTGGACTGTTGTAAGTTCTTTAGAATTAGGTGTACCTATTCCCACTATTTATGCGGCGGTGAACGCAAGGGTTATTTCTGGCTACAAAGATGAGCGTATTTCTGCTAGTAAAGAATTAACAGGGATAACAGGAAAATTTGACGGAGATGTCAACGAATACATCAATAAAATTCGAGATGCCTTATACTGCTCAAAAATGTGTTCTTATGCCCAAGGTATGGCTTTAATTGCCAAGGCTTCTGCTGAATATGACTACAATATCAATCTTCCTGAAGTGGCTCGTATTTGGAAAGGAGGTTGCATCATCAAAGCAGGTTTCTTAGGTAAAATCAATAAGGCTTTTTCTGATAATCCTAGTTTACCTAATCTTCTTCTTGCTCCTGAATTTAAACAAAGTATTCTCGATCGTCAACAGGCATGGCGAGATGTGTTAATTTTAGCTAATAGTCTGGGTATTCCCATTCCTGCTTTTAGTGCTTCGTTAGATTACTTTGATAGTTATAGGAGCGATCGCCTCCCTCAAAATCTAACTCAAGCCCAACGAGACTATTTTGGGGCTCATACTTATGAACGTACTGATAAACCTAGAGGTGAATTTTTCCATACAGAATGGATGCAGGGTTAA